From Segatella copri, the proteins below share one genomic window:
- a CDS encoding ABC-F family ATP-binding cassette domain-containing protein yields the protein MASQIPYLDVQNLTKRFGAQVLFDNISFSIAEGQKVGLVARNGTGKSTLMSVLMDKEGHESGDIIYRRDLKVGYLEQSPQFDPEESVLQACFNHEDDPEKVLKAKQILTQLHITNLEQPMGQLSGGQQKRVALANVLITEPDFLMLDEPTNHLDLEMIEWLEGYLNRGNKTIFMVTHDRFFLDKVCNTILELDDRTIYTYRGNYAYYLEKRQERMDNLRAEIQHSKNLYRRELDWMRRQPQARGHKAKYREDAFYELEKVAKQRIEDRQVSLKASTVYIGSKIFECQYVSKAFDDRGQKKVILDNFYYNFARFEKMGIVGNNGTGKSTFIKMLLGEVQPDSGKFDIGETVRFGYFSQEGLKFREDQKVIDVITEIADYIDLGGKHMTASQFLQFFLFTPEEQHNYVYKLSGGEKRKLYLCTVLMRNPNFLVLDEPTNDLDIQTLQVLEEYLQDFAGCVIVVSHDRYFMDKVVDHLLVFKGEGEIQDFPGNYTQYREWSRMQAKDEAEQAKPAKSGNATAESDGAGTAKRDANFENKRKMSYKEKREYEQLTQEIDALTEEQKKLEEELCSGNLSVEELTEKSKRLPEIKDELDEKEMRWLELAEML from the coding sequence ATGGCTAGTCAAATACCCTATTTAGACGTTCAAAACCTCACCAAACGCTTTGGTGCACAGGTTCTTTTTGATAATATTTCCTTCTCTATCGCTGAAGGACAGAAAGTGGGACTCGTGGCGAGAAACGGCACGGGAAAGTCTACGCTCATGTCGGTGCTGATGGATAAAGAGGGACACGAGAGCGGAGACATCATCTACCGACGCGACTTGAAGGTGGGCTATCTGGAGCAGTCGCCGCAGTTTGATCCGGAGGAAAGTGTGCTGCAGGCATGCTTCAATCATGAGGATGATCCGGAGAAGGTGCTGAAGGCGAAACAGATTCTCACACAGCTGCACATTACCAACCTGGAACAGCCGATGGGACAGCTCAGCGGCGGACAGCAGAAGCGAGTGGCGCTGGCGAATGTGCTGATTACGGAACCCGACTTCCTGATGCTGGACGAGCCGACCAACCACCTGGACCTGGAGATGATAGAGTGGCTGGAAGGTTATCTGAACCGCGGCAACAAGACCATCTTCATGGTAACGCACGACCGATTCTTCCTGGACAAGGTGTGCAATACGATTCTGGAACTAGACGACCGCACCATCTACACCTACCGCGGCAATTATGCCTACTATCTGGAGAAGAGGCAGGAGAGAATGGACAATCTGAGAGCCGAAATTCAGCACTCGAAGAATCTCTACCGCAGGGAACTTGACTGGATGCGCCGCCAGCCTCAGGCGCGCGGACACAAGGCAAAATACCGCGAGGATGCTTTCTACGAGCTGGAGAAGGTGGCGAAGCAGCGCATAGAAGACAGGCAGGTAAGCCTGAAGGCTTCTACCGTTTATATAGGTTCGAAGATTTTTGAATGCCAGTATGTGAGCAAGGCTTTCGACGACAGGGGACAGAAGAAGGTGATTCTCGACAACTTCTACTACAACTTTGCCCGCTTCGAGAAGATGGGTATTGTGGGTAATAACGGAACGGGAAAATCGACCTTCATCAAGATGCTGCTGGGCGAGGTTCAGCCCGACAGCGGCAAGTTTGACATCGGCGAGACGGTTCGCTTCGGCTATTTCTCGCAGGAGGGACTGAAATTCCGTGAAGACCAGAAGGTGATTGACGTGATTACGGAGATTGCCGATTACATAGATCTGGGCGGCAAGCACATGACGGCTTCGCAGTTTCTGCAGTTCTTCCTCTTTACGCCCGAGGAGCAGCACAACTACGTTTACAAGCTGAGCGGCGGCGAGAAACGCAAGCTCTACCTCTGTACGGTGCTGATGAGAAATCCGAACTTCCTGGTGCTGGACGAGCCGACTAACGACCTCGACATCCAGACGCTGCAGGTGTTGGAAGAATATCTTCAGGATTTTGCGGGTTGCGTCATCGTGGTGAGCCACGACCGCTATTTTATGGACAAGGTAGTAGACCATCTGCTTGTTTTCAAGGGCGAAGGCGAAATACAGGATTTCCCTGGCAACTATACGCAGTACAGGGAATGGAGCCGGATGCAGGCGAAGGACGAGGCGGAACAGGCGAAACCGGCAAAGAGCGGAAATGCAACGGCAGAAAGTGACGGAGCAGGCACGGCCAAGCGCGACGCCAACTTTGAGAACAAGCGCAAGATGAGCTACAAGGAGAAGCGCGAATATGAGCAGCTGACCCAGGAAATAGACGCGCTGACCGAGGAACAGAAGAAGCTGGAAGAGGAACTCTGCAGCGGAAATCTATCGGTTGAGGAACTGACGGAGAAAAGCAAGCGCCTGCCTGAAATCAAGGATGAACTTGATGAGAAGGAAATGAGATGGCTGGAACTGGCTGAAATGCTCTAG
- the rho gene encoding transcription termination factor Rho: protein MYSKEELQAKSVIQLKDIAKELGAKVKKSDNKGTIVYAILDAQAEQPASEAAPKRKRTRIATKKEDRVYSVHGNEGENFDVQKNQVLGPNGGETAPQAMNETAPAPAVEEEIQFSPAEQSLQSSAQKQTLNQSGEDIEAQVLANFPKHRGRRSKAELEAIAEARAAAIRKHQAVKAEIEAQMAKDAQETANQQAATEAEQPEEATADNQQTAPEQAAPEQAAVPEEQFSAGNAESADISGDLQAMLQAKMNAQNAAAAPAPAAAPAPAEEAKEEATEKTANDKKQESAPIHYTEGMKVELDADGTWKGDPGDGTDFIPVVDIPIEDQAAIPTVDIFDRPTTPQTSHQHTPAAAPAAKNKQEAPAYDFSNLVKSNGVLEVISEGYGFLRSSDYNYLSSPDDVYVASSFVKKFGLKTGDVIECKVRPPHEGEKYFPLTSIIKINGRDPSEVRDRVPFEHLTPLFPDEKFNLCGDRRTTNLSTRIVDLFSPIGKGQRALIVAQPKTGKTILMKDIANAIAANHPEAYLMMLLIDERPEEVTDMARTVNAEVIASTFDEPAERHVKIAGIVLEKAKRMVECGHDVVIFLDSITRLARAYNTTAPASGKVLTGGVDANALQKPKRFFGAARNIEGGGSLTIIATALIDTGSKMDEVIFEEFKGTGNMELQLDRSLSNKRIFPAVNLISSSTRRDDLLQDKTTLDRMWILRKYLSDMNAIEAMSTIHKNMQHTRNNDEFLLSMNS from the coding sequence ATGTATAGCAAAGAAGAATTACAAGCAAAGAGTGTCATTCAGTTGAAGGACATTGCCAAGGAACTTGGAGCCAAGGTAAAGAAGAGCGATAACAAGGGAACTATCGTCTACGCCATTCTCGACGCCCAGGCAGAACAGCCAGCTTCTGAAGCAGCCCCTAAGCGCAAGCGCACCCGCATTGCAACCAAGAAAGAAGACCGTGTTTATTCCGTACACGGTAATGAAGGAGAGAATTTCGACGTGCAGAAGAACCAGGTATTGGGTCCTAACGGCGGCGAGACTGCTCCTCAGGCTATGAACGAAACTGCCCCAGCCCCAGCGGTTGAGGAAGAAATCCAGTTCAGCCCGGCAGAGCAGAGTTTACAATCATCTGCCCAGAAGCAGACTCTAAACCAATCAGGCGAAGACATCGAGGCTCAGGTACTTGCCAACTTCCCGAAACACCGCGGCAGAAGAAGCAAGGCTGAACTCGAAGCCATTGCAGAAGCCAGAGCAGCTGCCATCAGAAAGCATCAGGCGGTAAAAGCCGAGATAGAAGCGCAGATGGCGAAAGATGCACAGGAGACGGCTAACCAGCAGGCTGCTACTGAGGCAGAACAGCCGGAAGAGGCAACAGCCGATAACCAGCAGACTGCTCCTGAGCAGGCAGCACCTGAGCAAGCTGCCGTTCCTGAAGAGCAGTTCTCTGCAGGAAACGCTGAGAGCGCTGACATCAGCGGCGATTTGCAGGCGATGCTCCAGGCTAAGATGAATGCACAGAACGCAGCAGCAGCTCCAGCTCCGGCAGCAGCTCCGGCTCCAGCTGAGGAGGCAAAGGAAGAAGCTACTGAAAAAACTGCAAACGATAAGAAACAGGAGTCAGCTCCTATCCACTATACTGAAGGTATGAAGGTAGAACTCGATGCAGACGGAACCTGGAAGGGTGATCCGGGCGATGGAACCGATTTCATCCCGGTAGTCGACATTCCTATCGAAGACCAGGCTGCCATTCCTACTGTCGACATCTTCGACCGTCCTACCACTCCACAGACTTCTCACCAGCACACACCTGCTGCTGCCCCTGCAGCCAAGAACAAGCAGGAAGCACCAGCTTACGATTTCAGCAATCTCGTGAAATCCAACGGTGTGCTCGAAGTGATTTCAGAGGGCTACGGATTCCTGCGCAGCAGCGATTACAATTACCTTTCTTCACCGGACGATGTTTATGTAGCATCCAGCTTCGTCAAGAAGTTCGGTCTGAAGACTGGCGATGTCATCGAGTGCAAGGTGCGTCCGCCTCACGAGGGCGAGAAATACTTCCCGCTCACCAGCATCATCAAGATCAATGGCCGTGACCCGTCAGAGGTTCGTGACCGTGTTCCTTTCGAGCACCTCACCCCACTCTTCCCTGATGAGAAGTTCAATCTCTGTGGCGACCGCCGCACCACCAATCTCAGCACCCGCATCGTAGACCTCTTCTCGCCAATCGGTAAGGGTCAGCGTGCGCTCATCGTGGCTCAGCCTAAGACCGGTAAGACCATCCTCATGAAGGATATTGCCAACGCCATCGCAGCCAACCATCCTGAGGCTTACCTCATGATGCTGCTCATCGACGAGCGTCCTGAGGAGGTTACCGACATGGCACGCACCGTGAATGCAGAGGTTATCGCCTCTACCTTCGACGAGCCAGCAGAGCGCCATGTCAAGATTGCCGGAATCGTGCTCGAGAAGGCTAAGAGAATGGTAGAATGCGGACACGATGTTGTCATCTTCCTCGATTCCATCACCCGTCTCGCCCGTGCCTACAACACCACAGCTCCTGCATCTGGTAAGGTGCTTACCGGTGGTGTAGATGCAAACGCCCTCCAGAAGCCTAAGCGTTTCTTCGGTGCTGCGCGTAACATCGAAGGCGGCGGTTCGCTCACCATCATCGCTACTGCCCTCATCGATACAGGTAGTAAGATGGATGAAGTCATCTTCGAGGAGTTCAAGGGAACCGGCAACATGGAGTTGCAGCTCGACCGCTCACTCAGCAACAAGCGCATCTTCCCTGCTGTCAACCTCATTTCTTCGTCTACCCGTCGCGACGATCTGCTGCAGGACAAGACAACGCTCGACCGCATGTGGATTCTGCGCAAGTATCTGTCAGATATGAACGCTATCGAGGCGATGAGCACCATCCACAAGAATATGCAGCATACTCGCAACAACGACGAGTTCCTGCTCTCTATGAATTCATAA
- a CDS encoding nucleoside phosphorylase has protein sequence MSKYFAESELIINEDGSCFHLHLRPEQVADKVILVGDPGRVALVASHFDEKECEVSSREFHAITGTYKGKRITVQSTGIGCDNIDIVVNELDALKNIDFKTRTEKPEHTTLTLVRIGTCGGLQLNCPAGTFVASQKSIGFDGLINFYARRNEICDLETEAEFKRQVKWNDQIGNPYCVDNNQELLNQIAGDDMVRGITIACGGFYGPQGRELRAPLADPELNQKIEAFEYNGLRVNNFEMESSALAGLSLLLGHKALTCCMVIANRRALSANTGYKSTIGNLIKVVLDRI, from the coding sequence ATGAGCAAATATTTTGCAGAATCTGAATTGATTATCAATGAAGACGGAAGCTGCTTCCACCTTCATCTACGCCCGGAACAAGTGGCTGATAAAGTAATCCTCGTTGGCGACCCAGGTCGCGTAGCCCTCGTAGCCTCCCATTTCGATGAGAAGGAATGCGAAGTTTCAAGTCGGGAATTCCACGCCATCACCGGCACATATAAAGGCAAGCGAATCACCGTGCAGAGCACCGGAATAGGATGCGATAATATCGATATCGTAGTCAACGAGCTCGATGCGCTGAAGAACATCGATTTCAAAACCCGCACCGAGAAACCCGAGCACACCACGCTCACCCTCGTGCGCATCGGAACCTGCGGCGGCCTGCAGCTCAACTGCCCTGCCGGAACCTTCGTAGCCTCGCAGAAGAGCATCGGTTTTGACGGACTCATCAACTTCTATGCCCGTCGCAACGAAATCTGCGACCTCGAAACAGAGGCAGAATTCAAGCGCCAGGTAAAATGGAACGACCAGATTGGCAACCCATACTGTGTAGACAACAATCAGGAACTGCTCAACCAGATAGCCGGCGATGATATGGTACGCGGAATCACCATAGCCTGTGGCGGTTTCTACGGACCTCAGGGCCGCGAACTCCGTGCCCCACTTGCCGACCCGGAACTTAATCAGAAGATTGAAGCATTCGAGTATAACGGTCTGCGCGTCAACAACTTCGAGATGGAGAGTTCTGCCCTCGCCGGTCTTTCCCTTCTCCTCGGTCATAAGGCATTAACCTGCTGCATGGTCATCGCCAACCGCCGTGCCCTCAGCGCCAACACCGGCTACAAGAGCACCATCGGCAATCTCATCAAGGTTGTATTAGATAGAATTTAA
- the mnmE gene encoding tRNA uridine-5-carboxymethylaminomethyl(34) synthesis GTPase MnmE codes for MNQEECICALATPAGGAIGIIRLSGSNAITITDKIFQSANGKSLEEAKPYTLHYGEIKDKDGNTIDDVLVSVFRAPHSYTGENSTEISCHGSRYILQQVLHRFTEVGCRQAEPGEYTRRAYLNGKMDLSQAEAVADLIASTNKATHKMALSQLKGHFSNELSLLREKLLKMTSLLELELDFSDHEELEFADRSELQALAEEINHKITTLAHSFETGNALKQGVAVAIVGKTNVGKSTLLNRLLHEEKAIVSDIHGTTRDVIEDTTLIDGITFRFIDTAGIRKTDDVVENIGIERTFQKMEEAKIVIWLLDEQPSASEIEEMKLKNQGKKLLVVFNKMDKLENDKLAFDKFTHSCGSDSSESESTEAESPLFISARTGENVSSLEQALVRAADIPEITENDVIITSARHYEALLRAHDSLSRVLESMEMGMSGDIIAEDLKMVLEELGEITGGQISSQETLNNIFKHFCIGK; via the coding sequence ATGAATCAAGAAGAATGTATCTGCGCCCTGGCAACCCCAGCCGGCGGTGCCATCGGAATCATCCGACTCAGTGGCTCTAACGCCATTACCATCACCGACAAAATCTTCCAGTCTGCCAACGGCAAATCCCTGGAAGAAGCCAAGCCCTACACTCTGCATTATGGCGAAATCAAGGATAAGGATGGCAACACCATCGATGATGTACTGGTGAGCGTGTTCCGTGCACCCCACAGTTATACAGGCGAGAACTCCACCGAGATTTCCTGTCATGGCAGCCGATACATTCTTCAGCAGGTTCTCCATCGCTTTACAGAGGTAGGATGTCGCCAGGCAGAACCGGGCGAATACACCCGTCGTGCCTATCTCAACGGAAAGATGGACCTCTCTCAGGCAGAAGCCGTAGCTGATCTCATCGCCTCTACCAACAAGGCAACCCACAAGATGGCGCTCAGCCAACTGAAGGGTCATTTCAGCAACGAACTCTCCCTGCTGCGCGAAAAATTATTAAAGATGACTTCGCTCCTTGAGTTGGAGCTCGACTTCAGCGACCACGAAGAACTGGAGTTTGCCGACCGCAGCGAACTCCAGGCACTAGCCGAAGAAATCAATCACAAGATTACCACCCTCGCCCACTCCTTCGAAACCGGCAATGCCCTAAAGCAGGGAGTAGCCGTAGCCATCGTAGGCAAGACGAATGTGGGCAAGAGCACCCTGCTCAACCGTCTGCTCCACGAGGAGAAGGCAATCGTGAGCGACATTCATGGAACCACCCGAGATGTAATCGAAGACACCACCCTCATCGACGGAATCACCTTCCGCTTTATTGACACAGCCGGAATCCGCAAGACGGATGATGTGGTAGAAAACATCGGAATAGAGCGCACTTTCCAGAAGATGGAAGAGGCGAAGATAGTAATCTGGCTATTAGATGAGCAGCCGTCAGCCTCAGAAATCGAGGAGATGAAGCTGAAGAACCAGGGCAAGAAGCTGCTGGTGGTATTTAATAAGATGGATAAACTTGAGAATGATAAACTTGCGTTCGATAAATTCACCCATTCCTGTGGCTCAGATTCCAGTGAATCAGAATCCACTGAAGCAGAATCCCCACTTTTCATCAGTGCCCGCACGGGCGAGAACGTTTCATCCCTGGAGCAGGCATTAGTAAGAGCCGCTGATATTCCTGAGATTACCGAGAACGACGTCATCATAACGAGTGCCCGCCATTACGAGGCCCTTCTCCGTGCCCATGATTCCCTCTCCCGAGTATTGGAGTCGATGGAAATGGGCATGAGCGGCGACATCATCGCCGAAGACCTGAAAATGGTATTGGAAGAATTGGGTGAAATCACTGGCGGACAGATCAGTAGCCAGGAAACGCTAAATAATATCTTCAAGCACTTTTGCA